Proteins co-encoded in one Paraburkholderia edwinii genomic window:
- a CDS encoding ATP-binding protein — MSRAVVIYYSLCRLRLRLTPEHLERLFEAFYTTKAAGMGMGLSICRSIVEAHGGRIWVSAIMPHGAAFQFTVPVQPGNALC; from the coding sequence ATGTCGCGCGCAGTTGTAATTTACTACAGCCTGTGTCGACTGAGATTGCGTTTGACACCCGAACACCTCGAGCGCCTTTTCGAGGCGTTTTACACAACGAAGGCGGCGGGCATGGGCATGGGTTTATCCATCTGCCGGTCGATTGTGGAAGCGCACGGGGGGCGGATATGGGTCAGCGCGATCATGCCGCATGGCGCTGCCTTTCAATTCACTGTTCCTGTCCAACCGGGCAACGCGCTATGCTGA
- a CDS encoding sensor histidine kinase has product MTSWREVIYVTSYCRSSPISRCIGNTIVRGAEDTPVIVCVANDAADVVLTVSNDGNPIPEHLQRRVFEPFWRPPSSAPGGGLGLGLFICKQIVEAHSGTLEVGSTADVGACFTVRIPFISSSCSRRTRSDVAW; this is encoded by the coding sequence ATGACCAGTTGGCGGGAGGTGATTTACGTGACGAGTTACTGCCGTTCCTCACCAATTTCGCGCTGTATCGGAAATACCATCGTGCGCGGAGCGGAAGATACCCCGGTTATCGTGTGCGTCGCCAACGACGCTGCAGACGTAGTCCTGACGGTCTCGAATGACGGGAATCCGATTCCGGAGCATTTGCAGCGCAGAGTGTTCGAGCCTTTTTGGAGACCACCATCGAGCGCGCCAGGCGGCGGACTTGGACTTGGTTTGTTCATCTGCAAGCAGATCGTCGAAGCGCATTCCGGCACACTCGAGGTCGGTTCAACCGCTGACGTGGGGGCATGTTTTACCGTCAGGATTCCGTTCATCAGTTCATCATGCAGTCGGCGGACCCGATCTGACGTTGCATGGTGA
- a CDS encoding CheR family methyltransferase, producing the protein MNDSNSPTFTRPLPLAARIVAIGGSAGALHALARFFAAASGVPHDTAFVVVVHLAPDSESHLVELLAGATSFTVSAIEDNAPIFSAHVYVIPPKVSVTVSHGVFRLAPAVGRPEIPMPIDQLFTSLAADQHERAIGIVLTGANADGAAGLRTIKAEGGMVMAQDPETAEHSTMPRQAIATGLVDYVLPVEQMGAALIDYIDGSKRVNLPAPDANGNSPDLKPVLRALAAAGSEFKGYKRGTLERRIARRMTVNRVSSLDAYCDILREHTEEAEALSLDMMIGVTEFFRDSGAWQVLSERVLASLLAEPEGDQLLRVWVPGCATGEEAYSMAMLLSEEIERRKVSRKFLILASDVNRSALARARTGVYAPGVAVPLGEARLRRFFHVHEDGYQVRQDLREKILFTPQNLIADPPFSRVDLISCRNLLIYLEPEAQQRVFELFHFALNPKRYLFLGRSESTDPDSTHFQEVSKAWRIYQRNPVAGPGISGQRFPARAIRREEFHPASRAGARNKGYAELVNATLLAEQHAASILVNPSHQVLYVSGAADQYLGQPAGEPTGNILDMAREGLRLKLRIALRRANENGTATPVSEIASNGEAPAIRITVTRPFDTTHSGKALLVIFARLPVIDRPTAFAPTGVDSDLWHLENELRTTQAALGSTIEELEESNSELRVSNEEILSMNEELRSANEELETSKEELQAVNEQLNEVNSQLEKKIGELEAMTEDVANLLASTEIATLLLDQQGLIKRFTPSAGRIFGLASVDTGRAIADVLGAPLGDALMPDVERVLSGATAHAEREIETATGQWYVRRISPYIAVRDKPSAGAVLTWTDITHVKRSDERARHLAAVVQDSNDAVTVFDRTGHFLAWNRSATTIYGYSEAEALRMSVSDLVPPGARQDHLDFIQQALHNEALHSYETRRVAKDGCVVNIWLTMSILRDDGGNFVGVASTERDLTERSMSNAYLRERAEQLALADRRKNEFLAMLGHELRNPIAALVSAAGLLTSKAAGESKKAWAAGLVERQGKAMMHLVNDMLDITRITSGGIELNRQAVTLKAVVQSAIEVCQPIVDERRHSLSVRLPDEPVFLYADPTRLSQVIENIVINAAKFTAPGGSIAVRASVAADRLALSIKDNGRGIPPAMLGSLFDMFVQGPTSGGQRNSGLGVGLSVVKRLVELHGGSVRALSDATTGSEFIVDLPIGAPPHGANGGDARTPVTGSPPARILVIDDNTDAAEALAMLLAVRGHEVETRPDGISGIAAVAHFKPNVVLLDTGLPDMDGYEVARQLRASEDGRYMTLVAVTGYGLPADRVRSADAGFDHHLTKPVNPEELVRLMSART; encoded by the coding sequence ATGAACGACTCAAATAGCCCCACATTCACGCGGCCGCTGCCTTTGGCCGCACGTATCGTTGCCATTGGTGGGTCCGCCGGCGCTTTGCATGCACTCGCCCGGTTCTTCGCTGCAGCTTCCGGGGTGCCGCACGACACCGCTTTTGTGGTGGTGGTTCATCTGGCGCCGGACTCCGAAAGCCATCTGGTCGAACTGCTCGCGGGTGCCACCTCCTTCACGGTGTCGGCCATCGAAGACAATGCACCCATCTTCAGTGCGCACGTCTATGTCATTCCGCCGAAAGTCTCGGTGACGGTTTCGCACGGTGTTTTCAGACTTGCGCCTGCTGTCGGGCGGCCCGAAATTCCGATGCCGATCGACCAGCTGTTCACGTCACTGGCAGCCGACCAGCACGAACGGGCAATCGGGATCGTGCTTACCGGGGCCAACGCGGATGGCGCCGCGGGGCTGCGCACCATCAAGGCCGAGGGTGGCATGGTGATGGCTCAGGACCCCGAGACGGCGGAGCACAGCACGATGCCAAGGCAGGCCATCGCCACAGGACTGGTCGACTATGTGCTGCCCGTCGAGCAGATGGGGGCGGCGCTGATCGACTACATCGACGGCTCAAAGCGCGTGAATTTGCCCGCACCGGACGCGAACGGAAATTCGCCCGACCTCAAGCCGGTGCTCAGGGCGCTCGCGGCCGCGGGGTCAGAATTCAAGGGCTATAAGCGCGGCACACTGGAGCGTCGCATCGCCCGCCGTATGACCGTGAATCGGGTAAGCAGCCTCGACGCCTACTGCGACATACTCAGAGAACATACTGAAGAAGCCGAGGCGCTGAGCCTCGACATGATGATCGGCGTGACGGAATTTTTCCGCGACTCCGGCGCCTGGCAGGTGCTTTCCGAGCGTGTCCTCGCGAGCCTTCTTGCCGAGCCCGAAGGTGACCAGCTGTTGCGCGTGTGGGTGCCTGGGTGCGCGACGGGCGAGGAAGCCTATTCGATGGCCATGTTACTCAGCGAGGAGATCGAGAGACGCAAGGTATCGCGCAAGTTCCTTATCCTTGCGTCCGACGTCAATCGCTCGGCGTTGGCGCGGGCCCGTACTGGTGTCTATGCTCCTGGCGTTGCAGTGCCGCTCGGCGAGGCGCGTCTGCGTCGCTTTTTCCATGTCCATGAGGACGGATATCAGGTCCGTCAGGACCTGCGTGAGAAGATTCTCTTCACGCCACAGAACCTGATTGCGGACCCGCCATTCTCCCGGGTCGATCTCATCAGTTGCCGGAATCTGCTGATTTACCTCGAGCCCGAAGCGCAGCAGCGGGTGTTCGAGCTATTTCATTTCGCGCTAAACCCGAAGCGGTATCTGTTCCTTGGACGCTCGGAGAGCACCGATCCAGACTCCACCCACTTCCAGGAAGTGTCCAAGGCATGGCGCATCTACCAGCGCAATCCAGTCGCCGGGCCGGGGATTTCCGGCCAACGCTTTCCCGCACGCGCGATTCGACGCGAGGAGTTCCATCCAGCCAGCCGCGCGGGCGCCAGAAATAAGGGATATGCGGAACTGGTCAATGCAACGCTGCTCGCCGAGCAGCATGCTGCGTCAATACTGGTGAATCCGTCGCACCAGGTCCTATACGTCAGCGGCGCTGCGGATCAGTACCTGGGGCAGCCCGCGGGTGAGCCGACCGGCAATATTCTCGACATGGCGCGGGAGGGCCTGCGACTGAAGTTGCGGATCGCGCTGCGCCGGGCTAACGAGAACGGTACCGCGACACCCGTCAGCGAGATTGCGTCGAACGGCGAAGCACCTGCCATCCGGATTACCGTGACGCGGCCTTTCGACACGACACACTCGGGCAAGGCCTTGCTCGTTATCTTTGCGCGGCTGCCCGTCATCGATCGTCCAACCGCGTTTGCTCCCACGGGAGTCGACTCGGACCTCTGGCATCTCGAGAACGAGCTTCGCACGACTCAGGCGGCGCTTGGCAGCACGATCGAGGAACTGGAGGAAAGCAACAGCGAATTGCGGGTTTCGAACGAAGAAATCCTGTCGATGAACGAGGAGTTGCGCTCGGCCAACGAAGAGCTCGAGACGTCGAAAGAAGAGTTGCAAGCAGTCAACGAGCAGTTAAACGAGGTGAATTCGCAACTCGAAAAGAAAATCGGCGAGCTGGAGGCCATGACCGAGGACGTGGCCAATCTCCTCGCCAGTACCGAAATCGCAACCCTGCTTCTCGATCAGCAGGGCCTTATCAAGCGATTTACGCCCAGCGCGGGCAGGATCTTTGGCCTTGCCTCTGTCGATACCGGGCGCGCCATTGCGGACGTGCTCGGCGCGCCACTGGGCGACGCGCTGATGCCGGACGTGGAGCGGGTGCTTTCCGGCGCGACCGCCCATGCAGAGAGAGAAATCGAGACCGCTACCGGGCAATGGTATGTCCGCCGCATCTCCCCCTACATAGCGGTTCGTGACAAGCCGTCTGCCGGCGCCGTCCTCACGTGGACGGACATCACTCACGTCAAGCGTTCGGACGAACGCGCCCGACATCTTGCAGCAGTCGTTCAGGATTCGAACGACGCCGTCACGGTATTCGACCGGACAGGTCACTTCCTCGCGTGGAATCGGTCCGCCACGACGATATACGGATACAGCGAGGCGGAAGCCCTCCGGATGTCCGTCTCCGATCTGGTGCCGCCTGGCGCCAGACAGGACCACCTTGACTTCATCCAGCAAGCGCTACACAACGAAGCGTTGCATTCGTACGAGACGCGGCGAGTCGCCAAAGACGGGTGCGTGGTAAACATCTGGCTGACGATGTCGATCCTGCGGGACGATGGCGGAAATTTTGTGGGCGTGGCGTCGACAGAGCGCGATCTCACTGAACGCAGCATGAGCAATGCTTACCTTCGTGAGCGGGCCGAGCAACTCGCACTGGCCGACCGGCGAAAAAACGAGTTCCTGGCGATGCTTGGCCACGAGTTGCGCAATCCGATTGCGGCGCTTGTATCGGCTGCCGGTCTGCTCACATCAAAAGCGGCCGGAGAGTCGAAAAAGGCCTGGGCTGCCGGGCTCGTGGAGCGACAGGGAAAGGCCATGATGCACCTCGTGAATGACATGCTCGATATCACGCGCATCACGAGCGGAGGTATCGAACTGAACCGTCAGGCCGTTACACTGAAGGCGGTCGTCCAGAGCGCGATCGAGGTCTGTCAGCCCATTGTCGACGAACGGCGGCACAGCCTGTCTGTCCGGCTCCCGGACGAGCCGGTCTTCCTGTATGCGGATCCGACGCGCCTGTCGCAGGTTATCGAGAACATCGTCATCAATGCGGCGAAGTTCACTGCGCCCGGTGGATCAATCGCGGTGCGTGCGTCCGTTGCGGCGGATCGGCTGGCGCTCAGCATCAAGGACAATGGACGCGGTATCCCGCCTGCGATGCTCGGGAGCCTGTTTGACATGTTCGTTCAGGGGCCGACGTCCGGTGGCCAGCGTAACAGCGGACTGGGAGTGGGACTGTCCGTGGTCAAGCGTCTGGTGGAGTTGCACGGCGGCTCAGTCAGGGCGCTCAGCGATGCTACGACAGGCAGCGAGTTCATCGTCGACTTGCCGATCGGCGCGCCTCCCCATGGCGCGAACGGCGGCGATGCAAGGACACCGGTGACGGGTTCCCCTCCGGCACGGATTCTTGTCATCGATGACAACACCGACGCGGCGGAGGCGCTCGCCATGCTTCTGGCCGTCAGGGGGCACGAGGTCGAAACACGTCCGGATGGTATTTCAGGCATCGCTGCTGTGGCGCACTTCAAGCCGAACGTCGTCCTGCTCGACACTGGTTTGCCCGACATGGATGGTTATGAGGTCGCACGGCAACTGCGCGCATCTGAAGACGGTCGTTACATGACGCTCGTCGCGGTCACCGGATATGGTCTGCCAGCCGATCGCGTCCGCTCTGCAGACGCAGGATTCGACCATCACTTGACGAAGCCCGTGAATCCCGAAGAACTCGTCCGGCTGATGAGTGCACGGACGTGA
- a CDS encoding manganese catalase family protein, whose product MFMHNRLLQYTVRVGTTNPGLANLMLEQFGGPQGELAAAMRYFTQAVAEEDPGRKDMLYDIATEELSHLEIIGSIVAMLNRGAKGELAEAVDEQAELYRKLNAAGNDSHVTQLLHGGGPALTNSGGVPWTAAYIDTIGEPTADLRSNIAAEARAKILYERLINVTDDPGIRDALGFLMTREVSHQKSFEKALYAISPNFPSGKLAPMPEFASTYFKMSHGGEVVGAPWNSGTGLVMKDGEPAVDGGDGNAWVNLDSAEKKALSAMAARLQSDPESDPMTGAELGSAEALADDLK is encoded by the coding sequence ATGTTCATGCACAACAGGCTGCTGCAGTACACGGTGCGAGTAGGCACGACCAATCCCGGTCTCGCAAATCTGATGCTCGAGCAGTTCGGCGGTCCGCAGGGCGAGCTTGCCGCCGCGATGCGCTACTTCACCCAGGCGGTAGCCGAGGAAGATCCGGGCCGCAAGGACATGCTTTACGACATCGCGACGGAGGAGCTCAGTCACCTGGAAATCATCGGCTCGATCGTGGCGATGCTCAACCGCGGCGCGAAAGGCGAGCTCGCCGAAGCGGTGGACGAGCAGGCAGAGCTGTACCGAAAGCTGAATGCCGCCGGCAACGATAGCCACGTCACCCAGCTCCTGCACGGTGGTGGCCCCGCGTTGACCAATTCAGGAGGCGTGCCGTGGACGGCCGCCTACATCGACACGATCGGTGAGCCGACCGCCGATCTGCGCTCGAACATCGCGGCAGAGGCTCGCGCGAAAATTCTCTATGAGCGACTGATCAACGTCACAGACGATCCGGGTATCCGCGATGCGCTGGGCTTTCTGATGACGCGCGAAGTTTCGCACCAGAAATCGTTCGAAAAAGCGCTGTATGCGATATCGCCCAATTTCCCGTCGGGCAAGCTGGCACCGATGCCCGAATTCGCGAGTACCTACTTCAAGATGTCGCACGGCGGTGAGGTGGTTGGAGCGCCCTGGAACAGCGGCACCGGGCTCGTGATGAAGGATGGCGAACCCGCGGTGGATGGCGGCGACGGAAACGCCTGGGTCAACCTCGATTCCGCCGAGAAAAAGGCGCTGTCTGCAATGGCCGCGCGCCTTCAGTCCGATCCGGAAAGCGACCCGATGACCGGCGCGGAACTCGGAAGCGCAGAGGCGCTTGCCGACGATCTGAAGTAA
- a CDS encoding DUF2934 domain-containing protein has translation MRRLVDVLSGSGTVLHTYPITLGDQGDEANDSLYEAKALEAAAHGRLVADNEIERLTARLHVSRSGQMSPYGDDLERSSETKDGLEQSVRERAYALWERDGRPDSPTEVFWHRALDQHLSERAYALWQREGCPDGRADEFWHRVVGFEAQ, from the coding sequence ATGCGACGACTGGTTGATGTTCTGAGCGGCAGCGGCACTGTGCTGCACACGTACCCTATTACCCTTGGGGACCAGGGGGATGAGGCGAACGATAGCTTATACGAAGCTAAGGCACTGGAGGCGGCAGCGCACGGTCGTCTGGTTGCTGACAATGAAATCGAACGATTAACCGCTCGACTGCATGTCAGCCGGAGTGGACAGATGTCTCCCTATGGCGACGACCTCGAACGAAGCTCCGAAACGAAGGACGGGTTGGAACAGTCGGTTCGTGAACGCGCTTACGCACTTTGGGAGCGAGACGGTCGCCCGGATAGTCCAACGGAGGTGTTTTGGCATCGAGCGCTGGATCAACATCTGAGTGAGCGCGCGTATGCGTTGTGGCAACGGGAAGGCTGTCCGGACGGGCGCGCGGATGAATTCTGGCACCGTGTAGTTGGATTTGAGGCGCAGTAG
- a CDS encoding type II toxin-antitoxin system HicB family antitoxin, with product MQYPLYVHRTGDTSFRASFPDFPRAVAHGESMYELKTEAKQAVELMYDRSEQLIPAPTCSTSELQAHEMDDGEGIWMFVDINLARVTSQAVGIQVNLLDTLLQQVDLVARERHMTRSAFITLAVAHELAARYEGQLSCLPVSQRSFVTDAIHGTAPPEN from the coding sequence ATGCAATATCCGCTTTATGTACACCGCACAGGCGACACCAGCTTTCGCGCCAGTTTCCCCGATTTCCCCCGTGCCGTTGCGCACGGTGAGTCAATGTACGAATTAAAGACCGAGGCGAAGCAGGCCGTCGAACTGATGTATGACCGTAGCGAACAGCTCATACCCGCTCCGACGTGCAGTACGTCAGAGTTGCAGGCGCACGAGATGGACGACGGGGAAGGAATCTGGATGTTTGTCGACATCAATCTTGCACGGGTTACCTCGCAAGCCGTTGGCATTCAGGTCAACCTGCTCGACACTCTGCTGCAGCAGGTCGATCTGGTAGCCAGAGAACGTCACATGACGCGCTCCGCGTTTATCACGCTGGCCGTTGCACACGAACTTGCGGCCCGGTACGAAGGCCAATTGTCCTGCCTGCCGGTTTCTCAACGAAGTTTCGTGACGGACGCCATCCACGGCACGGCGCCACCAGAAAACTAG
- a CDS encoding DUF3309 family protein gives MDIGVLVPIVAVVLLVSALPRWPPNRRWGYFPSSAPGVVALAVLVRVLMGKT, from the coding sequence ATGGATATAGGCGTTCTTGTACCGATCGTCGCGGTCGTACTGCTGGTCTCTGCGCTGCCACGATGGCCGCCTAACCGAAGGTGGGGATACTTCCCGAGCAGCGCGCCAGGAGTGGTCGCGCTTGCCGTACTTGTACGGGTTTTGATGGGAAAGACGTAG
- a CDS encoding type II toxin-antitoxin system HicB family antitoxin → MQYPSCVHRDGDTGFRASFPNFPGAAAHGNSMDELKVDAQEAVELAYDRSEQLIPTTTCSTSELHVLDMDDGEGIWTLVDINCARVTSQAVGIQFNLLESLLQQVDLAARGRHITRAALITLAVVHELASRYEGHLSSMPVSQRVFVDG, encoded by the coding sequence ATGCAATATCCGTCTTGTGTGCACCGCGATGGCGACACTGGCTTTCGCGCCAGTTTCCCCAATTTCCCCGGTGCCGCTGCGCACGGCAATTCGATGGATGAACTGAAGGTCGACGCGCAGGAGGCTGTCGAATTGGCGTATGACCGCAGCGAGCAACTCATACCCACTACCACCTGCAGTACATCGGAATTGCATGTGCTCGACATGGACGATGGAGAGGGAATCTGGACGCTTGTCGACATCAATTGCGCGCGGGTTACCTCGCAGGCCGTGGGCATCCAGTTCAATCTTCTCGAAAGTCTGCTGCAACAAGTCGATCTGGCAGCAAGAGGACGTCACATCACACGCGCTGCGTTGATCACGCTGGCCGTCGTCCACGAACTTGCGAGCCGGTACGAAGGACACTTGTCCAGCATGCCTGTGTCCCAACGGGTCTTCGTGGACGGATGA
- a CDS encoding Crp/Fnr family transcriptional regulator has translation MANVDPARKNHLLSVLQEAEWARVASHLVRVDMPLGQVVYESGDRLDYVYFPTTAIVSLLYVMEDGASAEIAIVGNEGIIGIALFMGGETTPSRAIVQSAGAAYRLDARILKEEFHRAGPVQRLLLRYTQALITQMAQTAVCNRHHSIDQQLCRWLLLSIDRLPSNELKMTQELIANMLGVRRSGVTEAALKLQDAGLIRYSHGHIEVLDRPGLEARVCECYSVVRREFDRLLPDLKAL, from the coding sequence ATGGCAAACGTGGATCCTGCAAGGAAAAACCATCTGCTCTCCGTTCTGCAGGAAGCGGAGTGGGCGCGGGTGGCATCTCACCTGGTTCGCGTCGATATGCCATTGGGCCAGGTCGTATATGAATCCGGCGATCGCCTCGATTACGTATATTTTCCGACAACGGCGATCGTCTCGCTCCTATACGTCATGGAAGACGGTGCGTCAGCAGAAATTGCGATCGTCGGCAATGAGGGGATCATCGGTATCGCACTGTTCATGGGTGGGGAGACCACGCCGAGCCGGGCGATCGTGCAAAGCGCCGGCGCGGCGTACCGACTCGATGCGCGGATTCTGAAAGAAGAATTTCACCGCGCTGGCCCGGTGCAGCGGCTCTTGTTGCGCTACACCCAGGCACTGATCACCCAGATGGCACAGACAGCCGTGTGCAACCGTCATCATTCGATCGACCAGCAACTCTGTCGATGGCTGCTGCTCAGCATAGATCGCCTGCCCTCCAACGAACTGAAAATGACGCAGGAACTGATCGCCAACATGCTTGGCGTGCGGCGCTCGGGGGTCACCGAAGCGGCCTTGAAACTGCAAGACGCGGGGCTGATTCGCTACAGTCACGGGCACATAGAGGTACTGGATCGCCCCGGACTGGAAGCACGCGTATGCGAGTGCTACAGCGTGGTGAGGCGGGAATTCGACCGCCTGTTACCCGATCTGAAAGCACTGTAG
- a CDS encoding VIT1/CCC1 transporter family protein: MSAITPAGHSEPEQRERILNTVDRVCELCFGLFMALTFVGAVKAATAGEDAGHKLFLTAFGCNLAWGLADAVMYLVRTFADRGQRLKLALTVKQEQDRAVGVRALRDALPAKLRQLVEDTDLERIRARLATLSTLPPRANLVRGDFVGALGIFLLVVLGTFPVALPFLIINDLTAALIASRLLTLAILFTAGFALGRYTGAGAMKAGFAMTALGVLLTVAIIALGG; the protein is encoded by the coding sequence ATGAGCGCTATTACACCGGCCGGACACTCCGAACCTGAACAACGCGAACGGATTCTTAATACTGTCGACCGCGTCTGCGAACTGTGTTTTGGTCTGTTCATGGCCTTGACGTTCGTCGGTGCGGTCAAGGCAGCCACCGCTGGTGAAGACGCCGGGCACAAGTTGTTCCTCACCGCATTTGGATGCAATCTCGCCTGGGGGCTCGCCGACGCCGTGATGTATCTCGTACGCACGTTCGCCGATCGGGGGCAGCGCCTGAAGCTCGCACTGACCGTGAAGCAGGAGCAGGACAGGGCCGTCGGTGTGCGTGCTCTGCGTGACGCGTTGCCGGCGAAGCTGCGGCAGCTCGTCGAAGACACTGACCTCGAGCGGATCCGCGCGCGGCTCGCGACCCTGTCGACACTGCCGCCTCGCGCGAATCTCGTGCGTGGTGACTTTGTCGGTGCGCTGGGAATCTTTCTGCTTGTCGTCCTGGGAACCTTCCCGGTCGCGCTGCCGTTTCTGATCATCAACGATCTCACGGCGGCACTGATCGCCTCGCGACTGCTGACCCTCGCGATACTCTTTACCGCGGGCTTTGCGCTGGGACGCTACACGGGCGCAGGGGCAATGAAAGCGGGCTTTGCGATGACCGCGCTGGGCGTTCTGTTGACGGTGGCGATTATTGCGCTGGGCGGATGA
- a CDS encoding extracellular catalytic domain type 1 short-chain-length polyhydroxyalkanoate depolymerase: MKLNEGFLNSMHEAMALLRTRGPAEATAAIQRALRGEGARAANHRSDETVSTPVDAPLYRGKINEIPPRVTEQGRTDVEDRGHFSMHAYSNAAGRRQYRLYVPAGTASTPMPLVVMLHGCTQDADDFAAGTQMNALAERHRFLVAYPVQPKQANPSKCWNWFRPGDQSRERGEPALIAGITREIIAMHDVDPTRVYVAGLSAGGAMAAIMISEYPELYAAAGVHSGLAARCAHNLPSALAAMKGGTHPAEARRTQSQPFAPQRPVIVFHGDADATVHLSNAGRIVRDFERQHDGVDEERRSGAGRRDCTVVQLVSRGGVDAELWTIHGAPHAWAGGSARGSFTDASGPDASGEMLRFFLEHPQRP; the protein is encoded by the coding sequence ATGAAACTGAATGAAGGATTCCTGAACTCGATGCACGAAGCGATGGCCTTGTTGCGTACACGCGGCCCTGCCGAAGCGACGGCGGCAATTCAACGCGCGTTGCGCGGCGAAGGCGCTCGTGCCGCTAACCACAGGTCGGATGAAACCGTATCCACACCTGTGGATGCCCCGCTCTACCGGGGGAAGATAAACGAAATCCCTCCACGTGTGACGGAACAGGGACGCACCGATGTCGAAGATCGCGGGCATTTCAGCATGCACGCGTATTCGAATGCGGCTGGCCGCCGGCAATATCGGCTCTATGTGCCCGCCGGGACCGCAAGCACACCGATGCCGCTCGTTGTCATGCTGCACGGTTGCACCCAGGACGCTGATGACTTTGCAGCCGGCACCCAGATGAATGCGCTCGCGGAGCGTCACCGGTTTCTTGTCGCGTATCCGGTGCAGCCGAAGCAGGCCAATCCGTCGAAGTGCTGGAACTGGTTCAGGCCGGGTGATCAGTCGCGAGAACGCGGCGAGCCGGCCCTGATCGCGGGCATCACGCGCGAGATCATTGCCATGCACGATGTCGACCCTACGCGGGTGTACGTGGCGGGCCTGTCCGCCGGCGGCGCAATGGCGGCAATCATGATTAGCGAGTATCCCGAACTGTACGCCGCGGCCGGCGTACATTCCGGTCTTGCTGCGCGTTGTGCGCATAACTTGCCGTCTGCGCTCGCCGCGATGAAAGGGGGCACACATCCCGCAGAGGCGCGACGCACGCAATCCCAGCCGTTTGCGCCGCAACGGCCCGTGATTGTTTTTCATGGCGATGCTGATGCCACGGTTCACCTGTCGAATGCCGGCCGAATCGTGCGCGATTTTGAAAGACAACACGATGGAGTTGACGAAGAGCGTCGTAGCGGGGCGGGCCGACGTGACTGCACGGTAGTGCAGCTGGTTTCCCGCGGCGGCGTCGATGCCGAGCTATGGACCATTCACGGCGCGCCGCACGCATGGGCAGGGGGCAGTGCGCGCGGCAGTTTTACGGACGCAAGCGGGCCGGACGCGAGTGGCGAAATGCTACGCTTCTTTCTTGAACATCCGCAACGTCCGTAG
- a CDS encoding CopG family transcriptional regulator encodes MKKTAIPETLRTKGGESEKITINLVPVDLGQIDLLVEEGFYSNRTDLIRTAIRNQLALHAQVVQETVTRRALVLGMQHFSRQDLEAVRTARERLDIQVLGLASIAADVSPELARATIGSVAVLGAFHATPAVKAALADRIR; translated from the coding sequence ATGAAAAAAACTGCGATTCCCGAGACCCTTCGCACCAAAGGCGGAGAGTCCGAAAAAATCACGATCAATCTCGTTCCCGTAGACCTCGGTCAGATCGATCTTCTCGTTGAAGAAGGCTTCTATTCGAACCGTACCGACCTGATCCGAACAGCCATCCGCAATCAGCTTGCGTTACACGCTCAGGTCGTTCAGGAGACCGTCACACGCCGCGCGCTCGTGCTCGGCATGCAGCATTTTTCCAGGCAGGACCTTGAGGCAGTCCGCACGGCGCGCGAGCGTCTCGACATCCAGGTGCTCGGGCTGGCAAGCATTGCGGCTGACGTGTCACCGGAACTTGCACGCGCAACGATTGGAAGTGTCGCGGTGCTGGGGGCATTTCACGCGACGCCGGCCGTCAAGGCAGCGCTCGCCGACCGTATCCGGTAG
- a CDS encoding DUF302 domain-containing protein: protein MLEKTTVDHITLKTATPFQMVVKAFEAQVGTVEDVGCRSIPEAATDRQDFERRVKAVLGPGGFTRLATFDHGRWAAFEGHPHKLIMYIIGNPLIAITMIQHDIEAGLDVPVRVAIYEDADGQTRFVYNKPSTLMGNLTNAALHEAALKLDEKMLTLANRAIGGAQ from the coding sequence GTGCTTGAGAAGACAACGGTAGATCACATTACACTGAAGACCGCCACGCCGTTTCAGATGGTGGTGAAGGCGTTTGAAGCGCAGGTCGGAACGGTTGAGGACGTCGGCTGCCGGTCCATTCCGGAAGCTGCAACTGACAGGCAGGATTTCGAACGTCGGGTGAAAGCGGTATTGGGTCCAGGCGGCTTCACCCGGCTCGCGACCTTCGATCACGGGCGTTGGGCCGCATTTGAAGGGCATCCTCACAAGCTGATCATGTACATCATCGGTAATCCGCTGATTGCCATCACGATGATTCAACACGACATCGAGGCGGGACTTGATGTTCCTGTACGCGTTGCAATTTATGAGGACGCGGACGGACAAACCCGGTTTGTGTACAACAAGCCGTCAACGTTGATGGGCAATCTGACGAATGCGGCGCTCCACGAAGCGGCGCTGAAGCTCGACGAGAAAATGTTGACGCTAGCAAATCGTGCGATCGGAGGTGCGCAGTAG